The DNA sequence AATAGGACCTCCAGCTTTATAAGAAATTGGTTTACCATTATATTTAAAAGCAACAATTGTATCTTTATGTAATGCTTTTTTAATTGGAAGGCTACGTTCAAAATGAACAACTCTCTTTTTTTTAACTCCTTTGTCTCTCCCTTTAAATACGACCTCATTCGCATTTCGATTAATTCCAGTACATAATAACAAGTCTCTCAGTGATACACCACTCCATTTCCCCTGACTTATAGCACCGTTCTCCCATTGCTCCCCGTATACTTTAGGACGAAAAAAAGAACGTTTATTCCCTGCACATTCCAACACACAATGGACAGTTCTAATTGGGTATTTACATATATCAGCTAGGGTAAATAAGATACTTTTTTGTACATGTCCACTAATAAAAATAGAGATATTCGTTTCAGGAGGGTAGGGGTATGAAAAATGGTTTCTTATAAATTTCAGGTGTGTAGGAGTATTAGTGTCATGGAGAAAGTGGATTGGTGACTCTTTATTTTCTGGATAAAGGTTTCGAGTGTTTAATGATAGTTTATGTAATTTTTCCATATTCATAGTTTTCTCCTTTCTATTTATAACCATTATATGGTGAATACACGTTATTAGTACAAAGGAGATGAGCCGAAAGTGAATAAATTCATTCGAAAGAGTAATCATATTAACGCTTATAAATTTATGTTAAGAGGTGGAAATATATGAAGAGGCTTTCTACTGCTACTGCATTGATTACAATTATATTTGTTTTATTTATCCCGTTTGTTGTATCTAGTCATGTTAAATGGTTTACAGATGTAATACCAGAAAAAGAAATGATTGAAAATATTATTAGTCCCTTTTTTATTGTAATGACAATTATTATTGCCATCATTTTAGCTATTTTACCGCAAATGCTTCCTAAGTTAATGGAATTTGAATGGTCTAGAAAAACCGATAGAAAGCTCGAAAAATATAGGCCGTTTACTTTTCCAATATTAAGATATGGCACAGGGTTAGCGTTAATAATCCAAGTTGTTACTGGTGGGTTGTTTGCACCAGAATTACAGTATGACATGTTAGTCGTTCCAATATTAACTTGGATAGCAATTATTTGTTTATTTATACCACATCGATATAGTACAAGGACAGCTGCATTTATCATATTATGTCTGTTTATAAATAAGCTATTTCAATATGGTGTATTCCACATGCTTGACTATGGATTCTATTTAGCTATTGTTTTTGTACTAATTACTGGAAAAACAAAATATGAACAATGGGGCTTTCCGTTTCTCTATTTAGCAACTGGACTTTCTTTATGTTGGGTAGCTGTTGAAAAATGGGTGTATCCCGTCATGGCAGTTGATGTCATTAATCACCATGGTGTTCCAACCTTTGGATTTTCACCTGAAATTTTCGTTAGTTTAACTGCATTTATCGAGTTTGTTGTTGGTTACTTACTTGTTGTAGGCATATTAAATCGATTGTTGGCATTTGTGTTAACAGGTATTTTCGTCATGACAACAATGCTTTTTGGTTTTGTTGAAATCATCGGTCATTTTATGATTCATATTATTTTAATCACATTTATTATAGAAGGAGTATCTTTTTACAAGCCACCTATTAAAATGCATAAAACTAAAGTCGATCAAATAATATTTGTTTTCCTGAATTTTATATTTGTTTTGTCCACCATTATGTTGATTTATTATCGCTTTGCTTGAACTAAAATTCATTATCTCCTATACAAGGTTATAAAATAGAAATTTTATATTCCTATTTGAATAAGACAGGATAAGAGGTATGATGAGTGAATTACTTATAGTCCGACAAATATATCGACCGATGCAACGACGGCAATTGACAGGAATTTTGTCCCTTTCCATATATAATAAAATTTAGAGGGAGGGAGAAAGAAATGGATAACTCCATAACAATATACGAACTAAAACAAGAGCTTCATGAACAGGATTTACAATATTTACTTCATCATCAACAGCAAAGCATTTGTTTTTTTCGATTTACTGGTGGTAATCAAAGTGAAACAGATGCTCTATATGAAAAACTATATAAATTAAAAGATGGACAAGCCCTCTTATTTGTCATTTTTAGATTTCCATTCCGATTCGAGGGCAAAAAAAGAATGGAAACAGCCATCATGCAGTATTTCAGACTAAAAGAAATTAGTGATGCTATTATATATTTTAATAGTGATGGAATGATGGAAACAATTGAATCGAAAACTTCTATTATCGATGCTAATAAAATCTTTGACAAGATTGAAGCAGCACCAATAAGAAGTATTCGAGAAATGATACAACATACTGGAGATATTAATATAGATGTTCATGATTTAAAAACGTTTGTTAGTAATAAAGATGGCGCTTTATTTGTACGAACATTTGAAGGGAAAACATTTGATGAGCCATTAAAACACTTTATTTCAACACCGTATTTACCATCAGATTTTGCTGAAGGAAATCAGCTCATTGTCAATATAGGTTACTCACAAGACGTTCATATGGATACGTTTCGACAAATAAATTTAAGGCTAAATGACCTTTTTCATAAAGCAGAAATATTTAAGCTAGGCAGTTATGCAATGCAAGAACAAGGAGAAAAATTAAAGGTGACTATAATAGCCAATGGTATTGCTGATCCATTCGAGTGTCCTGATGAAAATATTACATCATTTCAGCGTGGATGGATGATGGAGAAATTAAATAGGGTGAAAATGTGGGGGAATTCCTTTAATAAAAAAGAAGTGAGAACAATGAAAAAATGAATGGAAATATGAAAAAAAGGACCATAAAGGCAGTTCATACCTTTATGGTCCTTTTTTAGATGAAACAAAGATAAAACTTGACTGTGGACTTTTCAGTCGCTTAAAAAGAATGTGAAGCAATTACTATGCTGCTTTTTTAACCTTTTCTTTTTTCTTTTTCATTTCGAAAAACCATTTTATCAAAGGTGGTACGAAGATAATAATTATCAGTATTCGTATAAACTGAAGCGCGCTTACAATTGCTGGGTCTGCACCGATTGCTGCAGCGGTTAATACCATTTCAATTAGTCCACCAGGAGCAATACTTAACATCGCTGTAGACAAAGACAAAGAAGTTAATGCTGCTAAAATGACACCTAGTCCAAACGATATAGCGATGAGAGCAAGCGCTAAACCAAAATAAGCAAAGCAATATTTACCACCAATTTTTAAGTCTTTAAAATGAATATTTTTACCAATTCCTATTCCGACGAAAATTTGTGCAATAATGAGAATGATGGATGGGAGTGGCAATAATTCAAGCGAACTAATATTGAGCAAAGCGGTTATTGCTAATGGGAAAATAATAATACCTGCAGGCATCACATTTCTTAGCGTTATACCTGCCACAATTGGAATAACATACAACAGATACCCCCAACTTAGTGAGATCATTTCATTCCCTTCGTTTTCTAATGCAAAGGATGATTCAACATCACTCGCTGTAAATAAATGTATAGTTACAAAAGGTACAACGAATAGAACAGTTAATAGTCGTACAGTTTGAAAAATGGCGACTAACGATGGACGCGCATGCAACGATTCACTAGCTGTCACCATCTCTGTTAAACCACCAGGAATGGAACCTAAAATACTTGTGATTCTATCAACTTTAATCCACTTGGCTAATAGAGCACTGTTAAAAATACTAATAAAGATGAGGATGATCGTTAAAAGTATGTACGGTAAGATATAAGGTCCAACAGTTATAAAGGTTTCATTAGTAAAGTAAAGTCCGAAAAATGTACCTAATATTAATAAACCACTATTTTTTATTGGGGATGGCCATAGTATTGTTCTTTTTGAAAAACCTTGCCAAAGCATAATGAAAGCCATTGCTCCTAAAACCCATGGTAAAGGTAAATCCAATACGAAGAATAACAAACCACCTAGCAAACCAACGAGGAAAGTTTCTAATATAACTTTTAAATGTATGTTTTTCATAGAGAAATACTCCTTACATGTCATACAGTAATTGTAACATAAATATATGACTCATAACTTCCCTTGATATTTGGGTATATTATAAACAAAAAGCAAAAGGAGTTAAACGATTTATGTCAAAAATCTACTTAAATAATGAATATATTAATATAGCAAATGTAAACATTTATTGTGAATACAAGTTAAATAATAAGCCTCCACTACTTTTACTCCATGGCTTCGTCTCCTCTACCTATACATTCAACAAGCTTATTCCATTATTATCTGAGCATTTCTCCATTATAGCTATCGATCTACCTGGATTTGGGAAAAGTGAAAAATCGAAATCGTTTGTTTATTCATTTGAAAGTTATGCATCGCTTGTTGTTGAGTGTATGAAACATTTTGAAATAAATAAAGTATCTATAGTCGGTCACTCAATGGGAGGACAAATAGCGCTTTATATAGCTAAATCAAATCCTGAGTTAATCGACACGTTGATTCTTTTATGTAGTTCTGGATATAGAGCAAGAGCAAAAAAAATCCTTATATATTGCTCCTACTTACCCCTTTTTACTTATATAGCAAAAAAGTGGATACAACAAAAAGATATCCAGAAAACTTTAGAAACAGTTTTTTACAACAAAAGTCATATTCATGAAGAACTAATTAAGGAGTTTTCTAGACCACTTCAAGAAAAGGCATTTTATTGTTCCTTAGTTCGCCTCCTTCGCCATCGAGAAGGAGATTTGCATAGTTTTGATTTAAGGAAAATTCATATACCAACATTATTATTATGGGGAGAGAATGATCGAGTTGTCCCTGTACACGTAGGTGAAAAACTAAAAGACGACTTGCCAAATGCGAAATTAGTAACCTATAAAGAAACAGGTCACCTTATTACAGAGGAAAGGGTAAAGGAAGTATTTAAAGAAATAACAGCTTATCTAAAAACTTAATAATAAAGGCAACTTTGCAAAAAGGAATAATTGGGACTATCATAAGGTTAACAGCTAACTATATTATCGTGGGAGGTATTTAAGTTGCCGAATAAACAATTAATAGGCATTCATCACGTATCTGCAATAACAAAAAATGCAAGAGATAATTATAACTTTTATACAAAAATGTTAGGACTAAGGCTTGTAAAAAAGACTGTAAACCAAGATGATACGTCCATGTATCACCTTTTCTACGCCGACGAAAGAGGAAATCCAGGAACTGATTTTACTTTTTTTGAAATACCAGTCGTGGGTAGGACGTATGAAGGTACCAATTGTATATCATTAACGACTTTAAGAGTAAAAAATGATAAAGCATTAGAATATTGGAAAAATAGATTTAATAAATACGGTGTGCAACATGAGATCATCTCAGAAGTATGTGGACGAAGTACTTTAGCATTTAAGGATCATGAAAATCAAAGACTTATGCTTGTTTCTGATGAAAAGAACGTAGGCGTACCTGGTGGTAAGGCGTGGGGCAAAAGCACTATTCCTGATGATTATGGAATCATTGGCTTAGGTCCTGTCGAATTAACAGTTTCACGATTAGAACGCACTGTTAATACATTAGTTGAGGTATTAGGATTTAGAAAGAAACATACATATCAATCAAGCAAAACGATTCATGTATATGAAACTGGGGAAGGGGGGAGTGGTGCAGAAGTTCATGTTATAGAAGAGAAAGCTCTCCCCCGAGAAAAAGCGGGTAGAGGCAGTGTTCATCATGTTGCATTTCGTGTTAAAGATAATATTGAGTTAAAAAAGTGGGAAAATAAGCTGACCAGTTTAAACATTGGTCATTCTGGTATTGTTGAACGATACTATTTTCAATCACTTTATTTTAGAGAACCGAATGGAATCTTATTTGAATTGGCAACGGATGGTCCAGGATTTGAAGTAGATGAGGAGTTTGAGGAACTTGGTGAGAAGTTAGCTTTGCCTCCATTCTTTGAAGATAAAAGAGCTGAAATTGAGGCGAAACTACAACCGTTAGAAACTTCTAAATAAAGCAAGAAAAAAAGATGGTTCTTTTTTGGAAGTATCTTTTTTCTTTTCTGTAAAAACTGATAAATACTGATTCAAAGGGTACACTGAAAAAAGTATGTACATAATCAATAAATAAGAGGGAGGATATCGCTAAATGGAAAAACCTAGTACAGTTATCGTCATATTTGGGGCTACTGGTGACTTAGCAAAAAGAAAGCTCTATCCATCGATTTATAACCTATATAAAAAAGGACAACTCTCCAAAAAATTTGCCGTTGTTGGTGTAGCAAGGAGAGCTTGGACGAATGAAATTATAAGAGAGAATGTATCTGCTTCTATAAAAAGTGAAGTAGAAGGCGATATAAGTGATTTAGATGAATTTAGTAATCATTTTTACTATTTACCTTTTGATGTCACTAGTAAATCGTCCTATCATGACTTAGACAACCTTATCAATTCATTAGAAGATGAGTATGACATACAAGGAAATAGAATTTTTTACATGGCAATGGCACCGGAATTTTTTGGTACAATAGCGTTGAATCTAAAAACAGAGGGAGTAACAAATACAAAAGGTTGGACAAGGTTAGTAATAGAGAAGCCATTTGGACATAACTACGACTCTGCAAAAAAATTAAATGATGAAATTCGCGAAGCCTTTACAGAAGATGAAATTTATCGCATAGATCATTACTTAGGAAAGGAAATGGTCCAAAATATAGAAGTCATTCGATTTGCAAATGCCATTTTTGAGCCATTATGGAATAACAGATATATTTCTAATGTACAAATTACTTCTAGTGAGACTTTAGGAGTTGAGGATAGAGGTGGATATTACGAAAACTCTGGTGCTTTAAGGGACATGGTCCAAAACCATATGTTACAAATGGTTTCTTTACTAGCAATGGATCCACCAATCCGGCTTACGACGGATGAGATTAGGAGTGAAAAAATCAAAGTGCTCCGTGCCTTACGGACTATTAAAGGAGACAAAGTTGAAAAATATTTTGTAAGAGGACAATATGGTCCTGGAAAGATCAATAATAATGAAGTACCTGGTTATCGAAGTGAAGATAAAGTAAATCCAGATTCAAACACAGAGACCTTCGTAGCAGGAAAATTAATGATAGATAATCATCGATGGGCAGGAGTACCTTTTTATATTAGAACTGGAAAAAGGATGAAAGAGAAATCTACTAAAATTGTAATACAATTTAAAGAATTACCGATGAATCTGTACTATAAAAATAAGGAAACCCTTCACTCGAATTTACTTATCATTCATATACAGCCTGATGAAGGGATTAGCCTTACATTAAACGGAAAAAAACTCGGGCCAACAGGTGGGACGGTCCCAGTTCGTTTAGATTATAGAAACGACGGTATTGATGGCTTTAATACTCCAGAAGCATATGAACGATTATTATATGATTGTATGTTAGGCGATGCTACTAATTTTGCTCATTGGGATGAATTAGACCTTTCATGGAATTTCATTGACGCTATCTCAGAAGTGTGGGAGAAAAAGAGCAAAAAAGAACCATTTCTCTATCCATCTGGTACAATGGGACCAAATGAATCTGAAGATTTGTTACAAGAGAATGGTCATAAATGGTGGCCAATCACAAAATATGAATTAGAATAAATAATTGATCGTCATTTAAATTAGACAAAATAAAAAAACAATCAAGTGTTAGCTTGATTGTTTTTTATCATACATTATTCTTTTATTACTGGATAAACACCGTTTTCATCATGAACTTCGCGGCCCGTAATCGGTGGATTAAATACACAGACCATTCGCATATCTGTTTTTCCACGTAATAAATGCTCGTCGTGCTCATCTAATGCATAGATGGTACCAGCTTTAATTTCATGTACTTTGTTATCTTTTAAAGTAACAACTTCACCTTCACCTTCAATACAATAAACGGCTTCTAAATGATTTTGGTACCAAATGTGTGTTTCAGTACCGGCTTTAATAATTGTATCGTGAACAGAATATCCCATTCCGTCTTTTGCTAATAGTAATCGTCTACTAACCCAGTTACCACCATCAATTTCTTGATCAGTTCCAATAATGTCTTCAAGTTTAACTGTTTTCATGTTGTGCTTCCTCCTGTAAATTCAGTATATTTTTATTAATTAGCAACTAATTCTTTTTTAGCAATCAGTGATTTAATACTTTCTTCTATCAGGTTAAAACCTCTTTTCAATCCTTCTTCGTCTATTGTTAACGGTGGAAATAATTTAAATACTTGATCATTTACACCTGATGTTTCCATAATTAACCCTTTCTCAAAAGCAACTTCAGCGACTTTTGCAGAAAGACCATCAATTTGGGACTCGATTCCTTGCATGAATCCACGACCACGAACGTTACCTTCAAGTTCAGGATATTTAGTAACCATCTCATGTAAAAACTCAGTAATTAATTTTGACTTTTCTTGTATCCCTTCCTCAAAGGACTTATCTTCCCAATAAGTTAAGGATTCTGTAGCGGTTATAAATGCAGGATTGTTACCACGGAAAGTACCATTATGTTCACCAGGGTTCCAAATATCTAACTCAGGCTTGAACAAAGTAAGTGCCAATGGTAATCCGTAGCCACCAATTGATTTAGATAAACATACAATATCAGGATTAATTCCCGCTGGTTCAAATGAGAAGAAAGTACCTGTACGACCTACTCCAGCTTGAACATCATCAACGATAAGTAGAATACCCCATTTTTTACAGATTTCATCAACCCGCTGTAACCATTCGAACCTTGCAGCATTGATTCCGCCTTCTCCTTGAACTGTTTCAAGAATCATAGCAGCCGGAGTATCAACACCACTACCATTATCCTCTAAAAATCTCTCTAAATAATCTAAAGTATCCATTTCTTCGTTCACAAAGTTATCAAATGGCATTGTTACAGTATTATTTAATGGGATTCCTGCGCCCGCTCGTTTTGACGCATTTCCTGTGACGGATAATGATCCAATAGTCATTCCATGGAAACCATTTGTAAAGCTAATAATGTCCGTTCTTCCAGTGACTTTTCGTGCTAATTTTAACGCACTTTCTACAGTATTTGTTCCAGTTGGTCCTGGAAACATCACTTTATAGTCAAGGTTACGCGGTTTTAATATAACTTCTTTGAATTTCTTCAAAAACTCCGCCTTCGCTTCCGTTGCCATATCTAATGAATGTGTTACGCCATCATTCATAATATACTCAACAAGTTTTTCTTTCATTTTAGGATCGTTATGACCATAGTTTAAAGCACCAGCTCCAGAGAAGAAATCAATATATTCTTTTCCATCTGCATCCCACATTTTATAATTTTTAGCCTTCGTAAATACAGTAGGAAACCCTCTCACATAACTCCGTACATTAGATTCAATTTCTTCAAAAATACTCAGGTCATTTTTAATCATATTTAAAGTAATACCTCCATTTTATTTTATACATACTAACTCTATCGTTTTACTTGGTTATTGGTCCAACTCTATACGTATCCTCTGCTTCATGATTTCCTTTTTCACCAGGAAATAGCTCTTCAGAGAAGCATTCATTTACGGTACATTCTGTGTTCAACTCACGTGCTAGCCTGAAAAATAACGATTGTGAAGCGATATTTGTTGGGGTAACAGTGGCTTCCACATACTTTACTTTTTTACACACATTTCTTTCCAAAAGCTGTTGAAGCATTTTAGATGCTATGCCTTTGCCGCGTTGCGATGCATCAACACCAATTTGCCAGATAAATAGAACATTATTCTTTTCTGGGGGAATAAAAGCAGTAACAAAACCAACGACTTTACCATCTTCCTTAGCCACAACACATGTTTCTGAGAAAAACTCACACATCATGATGTATTTATACGGAGAATTTAAATCGAGTGTGGATTTATTAACGAGTTCCCACATTGGAGCACCATCTTGTGTAGTAGGCTTACTAAATGTAAGAGTACCATCTAATACCATTTGTGTTTTATTTGTCATGTGGAATTTTCACCTCGGTTAAAAAGTGATTTTCTTTTAAAATGGAAAATCCTCCTCCTTTGGTTACGTAAATAATTTAACATTAACAATATTAATCGTATTGTTTTATTGTATTTAAATCAAACTCGTTTAAATATGATTATTAGCAATATATTTGGATAAACCTACTATCAAGTAGATGAGGGTATAGTATCTTTTTTATTACTCATAAATCGTATCATTTTCAAGACTTTTGATAAAATGTGACAAATTTTTTTCTAATATATGGAATATTTTAATGGTGAATTAGAAAAATAGTAAAAAAGTCTTTTTGTAAAATGCAAAATTTCGATGAGGTTGTCCGTTAAATATGATAAATAATCTTTTTATGTAAAGGCTATTTTCGCATAGAATGTTGTTTTTAATACACCAAGTCAGAAAAAAGTGACAATTTATAGGAAAACAGCCTATGTAATAAACCCTTTTTAAATAAGGAGGAAAAGAAGAAAGTAAAGGAAGGGGACAGTGATAAAAGACAATAACGTAGATAAAGATACACCTATAGAAGCAAAGATATCATCACCAGCATATTTTTTTGCAAACATTGGTGTTGTCGGTGCACTCGGCATGGAGGCGATTAATATAGCAACCATAACGACATCTAGAGAAATTGTAAAAATAAGACTTGGAAATAACGATAACGGAACAATTACTAGTTTTGTGAAAACAGCAATCCATAAAAATTTATTTAAAATAAATTGAGACAATAAAAATTTATTATCAGCAATAATACAACCTATGAATAGCATGGAAAGAGGAATAGTCATACTGCCTATACTGTATAACACGTTATTTATAAAAAGAGGTAGCTGATAAGGTAATAGTAAAATTACGATACCACAAATAGTTGATGCCATTCCTGGAGTTAAAAATATGTTTTTTATAGAGATTTTTTGTTTATCCTTAACAAATATATAAATACCATATGACCAAATGTAAATAAGAAAGCTAAGGTTAAATACTGCAGCATACAAAATTCCTAGTTCTCCAAGAAGTAAATAACAAATAGCATATCCGATAAATCCTTGATTACCGAAAATGACAAGAGCTTGAAAAACTGCTTTCTGTGATTGTTTCAGAGATGCATTCTTACTAAGTAAGGTTGCCAATCCCGTTGCAATTAGTAACATGACACACGACAAAATCATTAGCCAAAAGAAATCAATAAGAAAATTCGAGTATAGAGTCACGTCCATTGAATATATGATAAGCGCGGGTAATGTGATATATAGTATTAATTGCACCATAACATGATTGCTCGTCTCTGGTATTACTTTGAGATATTTAACGATAAATCCGATAGCTGCAAAAACAAATAAGGTACCCATTTCATAAAAAAGCAATAGAAACGACATGATGATTATCCCTCCTATAACACCATATGTTTAGCAGTTTTTTTTGTAGCTCGTCACGATATAACAAAGAAAGAAGGATATTTAATGACTTTAGTAAGATTAGGCTATGTGGCAATGAGTATGGAACTAAAAAATAGCTCACCATCTCAAACAATGACATATGACCAATTTTTAAAGATAGGTGATAAAGAAGCCGCAATAAGAAAATTAGAAAGAATTGCACAGTCGAATATAGAAAATTGCTTGCGTTTACTTAAGCATAATGCCTTTCACGATATAAAATTTTTTAGATTGAGTTCGCGCCTTATCCCATTAGCAACGCATGATGCGCTAGCGGGGTGGAATTATTTAACTCCTTTAAAAAATTCCTTAAATGAAATCGGGGAGTTTATCAATGAGCATAAAATGAGAATAGACTTTCATCCTGATCATTTTGTGTTATTAAACTCACCTAAAAAAGAGATTTTAAAAGCATCAATTACTGCTTTAAAAGTTCATGCACATTTACTAACTGCTATGAAAATAAACTTAACTCATCGTTGTGTATTACATGTAGGAGGAAGTTATAAGGATAAAGAAGGTGCATTAGAACGCTTCATTGAAAACTGGGGTCACGTTCCACAAAAAATTCAGAAAATGATTATGTTAGAAAATGATGATAAATCTTTTCACATTGAAGATACCCTTTATTTATGTGAAAAACTTGGGATACCTTTAGTCTTTGACCTACATCATCACTTAGCAAACAATAAAGATATGGACTATTTTCCTGTTTGGGATCAAATCGTCCAAACATGGTCTGATTCACCATTGCCAATGAAAATGCATATTTCTAGTCCGAAGTCTGAAAAGAATTTTACTCATCATGCCGACTATATAGATAAAAATATGTTTCTTTCATTCTTAAACACAATCAAGGGGAGTGTAAATCAGTTGGATTGTATGATAGAAGCAAAACAGAAAGATCATGCATTGTTTCGATTAATAGAACAATTAAAGGAAGAGGACTCGATAGAAATTGTAGATGAAGCAAGTTTCTACTTAAAATAGTTGTTAATTGAAAGAATATTAATAAATACATATATGAATGGTTAATGATGGTCAATGTAAAGAATATAGCAGCCATCAATTTCATCGTGCTTTTCATGAAAGATAGAAAGAACATTTTAGGCGGGGGAAAGTTCTTCACAAGTATGAGGAGACCACTTTTTCAGTGTCTTTGTTTGAGAGAGGGGGGTTGCCCTATAAGCTTAGAAGAAACATGATTTCCTTTTTAAGGAAGCAGTACAAGGTTATCGGTTGCATAATATTTCGTTCATTGAGATAATTAGTCCATTAAATCTTATAATATATGAATAATATTTGTAAGCGTAAACAATAGGGGAAAAGGAGAGAAATGAATGAACTTAATAGAAGTAAAAGAGTTGGCAGACAAAGTAAAGGCTAATATTAACAAAGTAATCGTCGGAAAGGAGGAAACGATTGACCATTTATTCGTAGCACTTATTTCATCAGGGCATGTATTATTAGAGGACGTACCGGGTACTGGGAAAACAATGATTGCAAAGGCTATGGCAAAGTCGTTATCTAGTTCATTTAAACGTATTCAATTTACGCCAGACTTACTCCCGACTGATGTAAGTGGACTTAATTTTTACAATCAAAAAGAAGGAGAGTTCGAATTTCGTGAGGGACCAATTTTTGGTAATATCATATTGGCAGATGAAATTAATCGAGCGACCCCTAGAACACAGTCCGTTTTATTAGAATGTATGGAGGAAAGGCAAGTAACAATAGATGGTGTTACAAGGCAATTAGAAAGGCCATTTCTAGTCATTGCGACACAAAACCCAATAGAGAACCAAGGGACATTTCCTTTACCGGAAGCACAGTTAGACCGTTTCTTGTTAAAAATTAATTTAGGATACCCGACAAAAGAAGAAGGAGTACACATATTAAAACGATTTAAAGAAAAGAATCCAATGGAGGAAATGCAAGCTGTAGCAACTAATGAATTAATTGTTGCGGCACAACAGTTATATTCGAGTGTGTATGTAAGTGATGAAATATATACATATATCGTAAGTTTAATAGAAAAAACACGGAATCATGATGAAATTGAATTAGGAGTTAGTCCGCGTGGAGCACAAGCAATTTTAAAGGCAGTCCAAGTAGTTGCAATTATTAACGGAAGGGATTATGTGCTACCAGATGATGTGAAAGCGATGGTTAATCCAGTACTAGCACATAGATTAGTACTTAAGCACTCGATGCGATTGAAGAAAAACCAAGCGAATATGATATTGGATCAAATACTTAATGAAGTTCCCGTGCCATCAGAAGCGGCAATTTTAAAGGAGATTGAAAGGTAAATGAGTATTGGATGGTTAATTGCTACTA is a window from the Evansella cellulosilytica DSM 2522 genome containing:
- a CDS encoding sulfite oxidase, with the translated sequence MEKLHKLSLNTRNLYPENKESPIHFLHDTNTPTHLKFIRNHFSYPYPPETNISIFISGHVQKSILFTLADICKYPIRTVHCVLECAGNKRSFFRPKVYGEQWENGAISQGKWSGVSLRDLLLCTGINRNANEVVFKGRDKGVKKKRVVHFERSLPIKKALHKDTIVAFKYNGKPISYKAGGPIRLIVPQWYGMASVKWLSEITVIKNKFNGQFQSEDYMYYPLPPNHANVKPVTSINVNSIIQSPINYATLSSSKHLIKGIAWTGEGVVKSVRVSVDEGQTWQTAYLNKSTNTESYTWVQWSLLWHFKRKGHYVILVQAEDSYGRFQPESALWNRKGYGYNEITKAFINIE
- a CDS encoding DoxX family membrane protein, with amino-acid sequence MKRLSTATALITIIFVLFIPFVVSSHVKWFTDVIPEKEMIENIISPFFIVMTIIIAIILAILPQMLPKLMEFEWSRKTDRKLEKYRPFTFPILRYGTGLALIIQVVTGGLFAPELQYDMLVVPILTWIAIICLFIPHRYSTRTAAFIILCLFINKLFQYGVFHMLDYGFYLAIVFVLITGKTKYEQWGFPFLYLATGLSLCWVAVEKWVYPVMAVDVINHHGVPTFGFSPEIFVSLTAFIEFVVGYLLVVGILNRLLAFVLTGIFVMTTMLFGFVEIIGHFMIHIILITFIIEGVSFYKPPIKMHKTKVDQIIFVFLNFIFVLSTIMLIYYRFA
- a CDS encoding cell division protein FtsZ gives rise to the protein MDNSITIYELKQELHEQDLQYLLHHQQQSICFFRFTGGNQSETDALYEKLYKLKDGQALLFVIFRFPFRFEGKKRMETAIMQYFRLKEISDAIIYFNSDGMMETIESKTSIIDANKIFDKIEAAPIRSIREMIQHTGDINIDVHDLKTFVSNKDGALFVRTFEGKTFDEPLKHFISTPYLPSDFAEGNQLIVNIGYSQDVHMDTFRQINLRLNDLFHKAEIFKLGSYAMQEQGEKLKVTIIANGIADPFECPDENITSFQRGWMMEKLNRVKMWGNSFNKKEVRTMKK
- a CDS encoding AbrB family transcriptional regulator — translated: MKNIHLKVILETFLVGLLGGLLFFVLDLPLPWVLGAMAFIMLWQGFSKRTILWPSPIKNSGLLILGTFFGLYFTNETFITVGPYILPYILLTIILIFISIFNSALLAKWIKVDRITSILGSIPGGLTEMVTASESLHARPSLVAIFQTVRLLTVLFVVPFVTIHLFTASDVESSFALENEGNEMISLSWGYLLYVIPIVAGITLRNVMPAGIIIFPLAITALLNISSLELLPLPSIILIIAQIFVGIGIGKNIHFKDLKIGGKYCFAYFGLALALIAISFGLGVILAALTSLSLSTAMLSIAPGGLIEMVLTAAAIGADPAIVSALQFIRILIIIIFVPPLIKWFFEMKKKKEKVKKAA
- a CDS encoding alpha/beta fold hydrolase — translated: MSKIYLNNEYINIANVNIYCEYKLNNKPPLLLLHGFVSSTYTFNKLIPLLSEHFSIIAIDLPGFGKSEKSKSFVYSFESYASLVVECMKHFEINKVSIVGHSMGGQIALYIAKSNPELIDTLILLCSSGYRARAKKILIYCSYLPLFTYIAKKWIQQKDIQKTLETVFYNKSHIHEELIKEFSRPLQEKAFYCSLVRLLRHREGDLHSFDLRKIHIPTLLLWGENDRVVPVHVGEKLKDDLPNAKLVTYKETGHLITEERVKEVFKEITAYLKT
- a CDS encoding ring-cleaving dioxygenase; the protein is MPNKQLIGIHHVSAITKNARDNYNFYTKMLGLRLVKKTVNQDDTSMYHLFYADERGNPGTDFTFFEIPVVGRTYEGTNCISLTTLRVKNDKALEYWKNRFNKYGVQHEIISEVCGRSTLAFKDHENQRLMLVSDEKNVGVPGGKAWGKSTIPDDYGIIGLGPVELTVSRLERTVNTLVEVLGFRKKHTYQSSKTIHVYETGEGGSGAEVHVIEEKALPREKAGRGSVHHVAFRVKDNIELKKWENKLTSLNIGHSGIVERYYFQSLYFREPNGILFELATDGPGFEVDEEFEELGEKLALPPFFEDKRAEIEAKLQPLETSK